AGAGGCCGCCGGTCCGCGGCGGGTCCATCGTCAACTGGACGGCGTAGTCGTACGCCCGCGGCGTGACGAGCATCGTCTGGAGGGTGAAGTTCTTCGGGACGCCCCCGCCGACGACGAACGCGCCGGCCTCGTCGGCCTCGAAGGCGAGGTCGGTCAGCGCGGTCATATCCGCGAGCGCGTCGAGGGTGAACGCGGTGGTCTGGGAGTACATCCACGCCTGCAGCCCCAGCACGGAGTCCTGCACGGCGGGACAGTAGATCGGCACGTCCGACTCGTAGGCCGCGGCGGCGATGCCGGGGTCCTCGGCGACGTCCTCGCGTTCGTTCACCTCGGCGTTCGCCCGGCCGAGTTCCTCGGTGAGTCGCCGGATCGAGACCGCGCCCTCGCGGTTCGCTCCGCTCGGCTCTTCCGAGGCGCGTTGCGCCTCGCGCTCCTCGCACTCGGCTTCGAGGACGGGGAACACCTCCTCGCGGAGGTGTCCCTCGAACGCGGCGAAGTGCTCCTGCGGGAGGTAGACGTTGTAGATGCGGTCGACGCCCTCCTCGCGCAGGGTCTCGTCGTGTTCGCGTTCGGTCTTGCCCTCGGCGTGGACCTCGCCGTGGTGGTGCTTGCCGCCGATGGCCTCGATCGAGTCGTGGGTGAGGTTCGCCCCCGTCGTCACGAGCGCGTCGACGTAGCCGTCCCGGATCAGGTCCGAGACGATCTTTCGCATCCCCGTCGGGACCATCGCCCCCGCGAGGCCGAGGAAGACGGTCACGTCGTCGTCGAACATCGCCGCGGTCACGTCGACCGCCTCGTGCAGGGTCGCCGCGCCGACGCCCGCCTTGCCGTACTCCGCGGCGAGTTCGCCGACGGTCATCCCCGCGCGCGCCTCGGCGTGGCCGACCGGGTCGTGGGAGAAGGTCTCCCGCTCGGGTTCGTGGTGCTCGTCGCTCATGGTCCGAGGTGGGCGAGCCAGCGGTTTCAACGCCGCGATTCGGCTTCGTACTCGGTTTGCGGGGACGTCGATCGTTCCTCGGTCGGGTCGGTTTCGGTCGAGCGTCGTCGTTTTCAGGTATCAGTACCATCGGTAGCATCGTGCTGAATACAGAGCGCGAATGCGGCACGAACCGAGGACGATCAACTCGGTTGGCTGACCGCTCAGTACGTAGCTGC
The Salinilacihabitans rarus DNA segment above includes these coding regions:
- a CDS encoding deoxyhypusine synthase; its protein translation is MSDEHHEPERETFSHDPVGHAEARAGMTVGELAAEYGKAGVGAATLHEAVDVTAAMFDDDVTVFLGLAGAMVPTGMRKIVSDLIRDGYVDALVTTGANLTHDSIEAIGGKHHHGEVHAEGKTEREHDETLREEGVDRIYNVYLPQEHFAAFEGHLREEVFPVLEAECEEREAQRASEEPSGANREGAVSIRRLTEELGRANAEVNEREDVAEDPGIAAAAYESDVPIYCPAVQDSVLGLQAWMYSQTTAFTLDALADMTALTDLAFEADEAGAFVVGGGVPKNFTLQTMLVTPRAYDYAVQLTMDPPRTGGLSGATLDEARSWGKLEKDARNVSVYADATITLPLVVAAARERVEGSEGGE